The DNA sequence TATATGTACAGAACTCAAGTGTAACGATTATTATAAATGGAACAGAAATACATCAGAGTAGGGCATCTCTGTTTTCACTGCCATAAATCTCagtgtttaattttctttcaatcaaATAGGTTGCACAGTTCAATTCAACAGTCAATATCTAGGCTTGTGAATCTTGAATCTCTGTTTCTCAATGATAACCATTTGAGTGGCAGGGTGGAGTTTGAGTTGTTTCTGAGACTCGGAAAGCTAGCTGAATTGCAATTATCTAGAAACGATATTTCATTGCTTACAAATCCGAGTACCAACTCATCTTTtccaaaatttagaaaattattacTAGCTGATTGTGACTTGCATGAGTTCCCAGAATTTTTGAGGAACCTAGATCAGTTGGAGCAGTTAGATCTAAGTGGAAACAAAATTCACTGCCAAGTTCCAAAATGGATGGGGAACGTAAGTATAGAAACTCTCCGGGCTTTAGCTCTGGGACACAACTTTCTCACTGGTTTCGACCAACTTCCGATCCCCTACGTTAATCTAAAGGCATTGCTGCTTGATTCTAACATGTTTCAAGGGTCAGTGCCAATCTCACCTCCTTCCATTGATTTATATACGGTCTCAAACAACAGACTGACTGGAGAAATTCCACATTTGATTTGCAATCTAAGTTTAATAACTAAGCTCAATTTTTCAAGCAACAACTTGGGTGGCAATCTTCCTCAATGTTTAGGCAACTTGAATGCTTCTCTCACAAAATTGGACCTACACGACAATAGCTTTCATGGAACTATTCCTCGGATCTGTGGTGAAGCAAACGAATTGATAATGATTGATTTGAGTGAAAATCATTTACAGGGACGTGTATCAAGATCATTGGCCAATTGTACCAAGCTTAAAGCTGTTAATCTTGGTAACAATCAGATCCatgatattttttcttcctGGTTGGGCATTCTTCCAGAGTTAAGGATTCtcattttacaatctaataaactctatGGTACAATAGGAAGTTCTGATAACAATTTCGATTTCCTGAAATTGCACATCTTTGACCTCTCAAATAATGATCTTACCGACAAGTTGCTCTTTGAACACTTCAAAAATTGGAAAGCCATGCAAATCGTCGATATTGCTGAGAGCTTAAAGTATATAGGGCAAAACCAAATAATGATGTCTGCAACATATGTGGTGCAGACTGCCTCCTTTTACTCAATGACAATGATCAACAAAGGCACGGAGATGGAATATGAAAAAGTCCCTGATTTCTTGATAGTTATTGACCTCTCGAGCAACAaatttgaaggagaaatccCAGATGTGGTGGGGAATCTAAAAGGACTTTATTCGCTCAACCTTTCCTCAAACTTTCTCACAGGACCTATCCCATTTACATTGGCAAACTTAACAAGGCTAGAAACATTGGATCTGTCTCAAAACAAGTTGTCTGGTGCGATCCCTTTGCAACTAACGGAACTCACTTTCCTTTCACAATTTAATTTCTCCCATAATCACTTGACAGGACCTATACCACATGGGAAACAATTTGACACATTCGACAACAGTTCGTTTAGTGAGAACCCTGAATTATGCGAAAGCCCTTTGTCAAAGAAATGTGGGAATCCTGTGGACTCTCTGCCTCCATCTTCAGGCCACAACTCAACAAACCACAACTTAgagttctcatttgaatttgGTTGGAAAGTACTCGTGATGGGATATGGATGTGGATTCATGTTTGGAGTTGTGTCTGGGCAAATCGTTATCACAAAGAAGTATGATTGGTTTACGAAGATGTTTGCTATTGGGCAGCCAAACCGAAGAAGGGTGAATTGGAGGGGCTGcagaaattaaatataagaaTGTTTCCATGCACAATGTCTGTAGTACATACTATTATTGTGAAGATGGTATTTCTCCCGAGAAATTGCATTTATACGCAGAAAAGTCAACCAAGGACTTGAGGTGAACAATCGAATCCGGTATCTCACCAGAGAAGCTCATGGATCCAAGTATCAATGACTCAAGGGGGCTGCTTCTATGAAATTTTGGGATACAGCCCTTGAGGTTTCCATTTTCCTCTATATTAAGAAGCTAAAGATTAGGTAGATGAAAATTTTCCATGGGAAACTCACCATGCAGGTCACACTCGCTTAGAGATAGAGCTGTTAAAGAAGATAAGTTTGCCAAGATATTGGGAACGTTGGATGATATGTCAACCCAGTCAAGATATAGTACTTCCAAGTTTGGGAAGTTTTGAGCTATAACTGTTAGGCCAGATTCTTGGAGCTTCAACAACGGATGATTATATGAGAGATCTAGGGAAACTAACTTGGAGAGCTCAAGGATTTCTGAAGGGATTTGGCCAGAAAATATAGAGTTAGAGAGGTTGAGATTTGTTAGACTTGAAAGCTGCCTAAAACTAGTTGGAAGTGGAGAAGAGTTAAAGTCATTGTTGGCCAAATTGAGGTTTTGGAGGTAAGCAAGGCGGAAGAAGCTGCTATTGGAGTTGAGAAAACCTTTAAGACAGCTGCCACTGAGATCAAGGCCTAAGACATGACCCATGTCCTTATTACACTCTACACCGTCCCACTTGTAGCAATCATAGATTTGATCAGGCTTCCACAATGAAACCTTCGGATAAGCAGAGGGATCTCCGTACGGATGATGAAGCTTTCCTTGAATTGCAACAAGGCAAATCTCTCATCATCATGGCACAGGGGCTACACACCAAAAGAAGAGGCAGAAAGTATGAGATAAAACATCATCAATGAAACAAGAAAGCGCAAGATCAAGATGATGAGAGGAAAGGATAAATCCATTGTCTAAAATATTGGAGCTAGGGAGAGATcagaaaagaaatggaagaaaggaattttagatgatttcatTCACTCATCAACGAGTACGTGATGTATTTAAATTAGTCTTGGATGAGTTGGCAGGGGACCATATGTTTAAATTAGTCAAGTCATCTCGTGTGCATGCTAAGCTAGCTTACAATATATGCTGAtaaagagttaaaaaataataatatccttaCTAGTTCTGCAATTTTTCtacaactttttaataaaataatattttttaaatatttattttaattttgattttgatttgatgtgtttaaaatttgaaaagttgtattttaggattttatgtTAAGAAAAAGTTGCAGAAAAAATGTAGTCAAGTcaagtcaaaataaaaaaaaccaggCATTTTAGAATCATTGCTCttgaaaaaaaactcaattttcaagTCAAGTCGTTACCATGGCATTG is a window from the Juglans regia cultivar Chandler chromosome 7, Walnut 2.0, whole genome shotgun sequence genome containing:
- the LOC108982428 gene encoding receptor-like protein 54, yielding MKPEEAAIQIERTVKAATPKVKADDMTSVLTALYTIPLAAITTFRLHSSIQQSISRLVNLESLFLNDNHLSGRVEFELFLRLGKLAELQLSRNDISLLTNPSTNSSFPKFRKLLLADCDLHEFPEFLRNLDQLEQLDLSGNKIHCQVPKWMGNVSIETLRALALGHNFLTGFDQLPIPYVNLKALLLDSNMFQGSVPISPPSIDLYTVSNNRLTGEIPHLICNLSLITKLNFSSNNLGGNLPQCLGNLNASLTKLDLHDNSFHGTIPRICGEANELIMIDLSENHLQGRVSRSLANCTKLKAVNLGNNQIHDIFSSWLGILPELRILILQSNKLYGTIGSSDNNFDFLKLHIFDLSNNDLTDKLLFEHFKNWKAMQIVDIAESLKYIGQNQIMMSATYVVQTASFYSMTMINKGTEMEYEKVPDFLIVIDLSSNKFEGEIPDVVGNLKGLYSLNLSSNFLTGPIPFTLANLTRLETLDLSQNKLSGAIPLQLTELTFLSQFNFSHNHLTGPIPHGKQFDTFDNSSFSENPELCESPLSKKCGNPVDSLPPSSGHNSTNHNLEFSFEFGWKVLVMGYGCGFMFGVVSGQIVITKKYDWFTKMFAIGQPNRRRVNWRGCRN